A genome region from Triticum aestivum cultivar Chinese Spring chromosome 2B, IWGSC CS RefSeq v2.1, whole genome shotgun sequence includes the following:
- the LOC123045552 gene encoding protein phosphatase methylesterase 1: protein MEPAPLSSLQEEGEPDESSSSSAFSAAAVPPRPATHHSLQKYAPLDWSAYFDEERPVAIPDTEDVFNVYMAGSEGPVVFCLHGGGYSGLSFALAANQIKGKARVVAMDLRGHGKSSTSDDLDLSIETLTNDVIAVIRTLYGDPPPAIILVGHSMGGSVAVHVAARRAIHNLHGLVVVDVVEGTAMASLIHMQKILLNRAQHFPSIEKAIEWSVKGGPLRNIDSARISIPSTLKYDESKECYTYRTPLEKTEKYWKGWYEGLSDKFLSCPVQKILLLAGTDRLDRALTIGQMQGKFQMIVVRHTGHAIQEDVPEEFASHILNFISRNKIGPNGVEIPSLIKKWQH, encoded by the exons ATGGAGCCCGCGCCGCTCTCCTCGCTGCAGGAGGAAGGGGAACCCGAcgaatcgtcctcctcctccgccttctccgccgccgccgtgccgccacgcCCCGCCACGCA CCACTCGCTCCAGAAGTACGCGCCGCTGGACTGGTCGGCCTACTTCGACGAGGAGCGCCCCGTCGCCATCCCCGACACCGAGGAC GTTTTCAATGTGTACATGGCCGGATCGGAAGGGCCCGTCGTGTTCTGTCTGCACGGAGGCGGCTACTCTGG GCTTTCATTTGCGCTAGCAGCTAATCAGATAAAGGGAAAGGCTCGTGTTGTTGCCATGGATTTACGGGGACATGGGAAATCTTCCACAAGTGATGATTTGGATCTGTCCATTGAA ACTCTTACCAATGATGTAATAGCTGTTATACGTACATTATATGGAGATCCGCCACCAGCAATTATACTTGTTGGTCATAG CATGGGTGGTTCAGTGGCTGTACATGTGGCTGCAAGAAGAGCAATTCATAATCTTCATGGTCTTGTTGTTGTTGATGTGGTTGAG GGAACAGCAATGGCTTCATTGATTCATATGCAGAAAATCTTATTAAATCGAGCACAGCACTTCCCGAGCATTGAAAAAGCA ATTGAATGGAGTGTCAAAGGTGGGCCGCTACGGAACATCGATTCTGCGCGTATCTCTATTCCATCTACCTTGAAGTATGATGAATCAAAGGAATG CTATACATACCGTACTCCTCTTGAGAAAACAGAGAAGTACTGGAAAGGATG GTACGAAGGTCTTTCAGACAAGTTCTTATCTTGTCCTGTACAAAAGATACTATTATTAGCTGGCACCGATAGATTGGACAG AGCTTTAACAATTGGTCAAATGCAAGGGAAGTTTCAAATGATAGTAGTTCGACACACTGGACATGCCATACAG GAAGATGTACCTGAAGAATTTGCATCACACATACTGAACTTCATATCTCGCAACAAAATAGGGCCCAATGGTGTTGAG ATACCCAGCCTCATAAAAAAATGGCAGCATTAA
- the LOC123045553 gene encoding uncharacterized protein — protein sequence MHLITLFTKIIGVVTIALVSIVSILGLICLSRAVYFQLWINRRGYQRLNYFNGPWLTRITLVLVAFWWGIGEVLRLTFVNGEGRFTSDQMWQANVCKFYIISNLGFAEPGLFLLLAFLLSAALQKQELGTLNQKWNQKTIRAMFIICLPSFVWEACVVFIGPRVASDGGQASNLGKFWYSASTFHNGNVTCTYPLLSSIFLGAFYIILAIYVMFVGGQMLSLVINKGLRRRIYMLIFATMILLPRATLLGLSIVVWPGETAHETLVFTSFLVLMLAAMVGIVILVYFPVADAFAIVDQGNIEMQADQETIL from the coding sequence ATGCACTTGATTACTTTATTCACCAAGATCATTGGTGTGGTGACCATCGCTCTCGTTTCCATAGTTTCCATCTTGGGCCTGATCTGCCTAAGCCGAGCGGTGTATTTTCAGCTGTGGATCAACAGAAGAGGCTACCAGCGACTTAACTACTTCAACGGGCCGTGGCTGACACGGATAACACTAGTATTGGTTGCCTTCTGGTGGGGTATTGGAGAAGTACTTCGGCTCACTTTCGTGAATGGAGAGGGGAGGTTCACTTCTGACCAGATGTGGCAAGCAAATGTGTGCAAATTCTATATCATCTCAAATTTGGGGTTTGCAGAGCCAGGATTGTTCTTGTTGCTCGCTTTCCTTCTCAGTGCAGCTTTACAGAAGCAAGAGCTTGGTACCTTAAACCAGAAGTGGAATCAAAAAACCATACGTGCCATGTTTATTATCTGCCTTCCTTCGTTTGTCTGGGAAGCTTGTGTTGTTTTCATTGGTCCTCGTGTTGCTTCAGATGGTGGCCAAGCATCAAATCTTGGGAAGTTCTGGTATTCAGCCTCAACATTCCACAATGGCAATGTCACATGCACATACCCACTGTTGAGCAGCATATTTCTTGGGGCATTCTACATCATATTGGCAATTTATGTGATGTTTGTTGGAGGACAGATGCTGTCTTTGGTGATCAACAAGGGGCTCCGACGGAGGATATACATGCTAATATTTGCCACTATGATATTACTTCCCCGAGCTACACTTCTTGGGCTCTCCATTGTTGTATGGCCAGGTGAAACAGCCCATGAAACTCTCGTATTTACCTCCTTCCTGGTGCTGATGCTTGCTGCCATGGTTGGTATTGTGATTTTGGTGTATTTCCCGGTTGCTGATGCCTTTGCTATAGTTGATCAAGGGAACATTGAGATGCAAGCGGATCAGGAGACTATCCTATGA